TTATTGATGTCAGCACAACTGGCGCTCAAATCATGGACATGTCTGAACTGGCACTTGGTGAGAAATTGGTCCTGGATTTCCTAGATGGAAGCCGCCTGCAGGGCACTGTTGTCCGGCATACTGGCGCTGGTTGCGGCGTAGAATTCGCTGACGCACTACCGCACGATCACATACTCTTGGCGGCCTGATTAGACCGCCCAGCTGTGCCATCGTTTATTGGCGCGCTGCATTTCGAAGCCGTGATTTATGTAAATGCCAAGTCCGGCAAAACAGGTAGCCGGATTCAGCTATAGACCAAGTGGTCTTGGGGCAGGTTCTCTGACCAGATCCGGAGTTCATCCAGAAACTTCAAAGCCGTCGCGCCGAACTCGGTGATTTCGTATTCGACTGAGACCGGCGCGGTTTGAAGAACTGTCCGGGTGACAAGGCCGCGCTCTTCCAGTTGTTTGAGACGTTCCGCGATCATTTTTTTGCTGGCACCTCCCAGCATCCGCGATAAGTCGTTGAAGCGGACGGGGCCGTCTTTCAAGTGCCAAAGAAGCGAGCCTGTCCATTTACCGCCGAGAATGCGCATACCGCGCTCAATGGGACAGGGGTCCGTGCAGGCTTCCAGCACGACCCGCCGTTTGCCAACAGTCTCCAGCCGACCGGCCATTCCGTGATCCTCACCTGATTTTTTAGGTTACAAAAAGTATACTGGTTGATCTTTGTAACTTAATCGCTCATCTCAGGGCTGAAATCAAGTCGCACCGTCGTGGTCCGGCGGTACGTCAGCTCAAGAGGTGTTTGCACATGGCACGAATTCTGATCATCAACGGGCATCAGCCCTATCCATTTGCCGAGGGGAGGCTAAACGCTGCACTGGTCGAGCGTGCCAAGGCGTTTTTTGAAGATCGCGGCGATGAAGTCCGGGTTGTTGAGACCGCAAAGAACTATGACACGGAAGTCGAGGTGGGAAATCACCAGTGGGCCGACACGATTGTCATGCAGTTCCCAGTCAACTGGATGGGTGTGCCATGGTCTTTCAAGAAGTATCAGGATGATGTCTACACAGCCGGAATGGATGGGCGTCTTTGCGCCGGCGATGGGCGCACCGTCGAGGCACCAAAGGAACACTACGGCGCGGGCGGCAGTCTCACCGGTAAGACATACATGTTGTCCCTTACATTCAACGCGCCGCGCGAGGCTTTCGATGACGCTCAGGAATTCCTTTTCCAGGGGCGGTCTGTCGATGACTTGATGATGCCGATGCATATGAATGCCCGCTTTTTCGGCCTTGAGAAACTGCCGACGTTTGCTGCCTACGACGTCATGAAAAACCCGGATATCGAAAACGATTTTGTCCGCTTCGATGCGCATCTGACCAAAATGTTCAAAGAGGACACGTCCCATGCCGCAGCCTGATATCCATCTCTATACCGCGGCAACCATGAACGGTTACAAGCCGGTCATCTTTTTGGAAGAGGCTGGGATCCCGTATGATCTGACTTTTATTGATTTTTCCAATAAGGGGCAGAAAGCTCCGGATTATGTGAAGCTTAATCCGAACGGCCGGATCCCGACCATTGTTGATCGCAGCAATGGCGACTTCGCCGTTTTCGAAAGCGGCGCGATCCTGTGGTATCTGGCTGAGAAATACGGTGTGTTTCTGCCCCACGAGCCTAAGGCCCGTTCAGAAACACACCAGTGGCTAATGTTCCAGATGGCCGGTGTTGGCCCCATGATGGGGCAAGCCATGTATTTCCAGCGCATCGCCGCGCCGAACGGGCATGTAGAACCTTTTTCCATCAAGCGCTATGTCGATGAAACGCGCCGTCTTCTGGCGGTTTTGAACACGAGGCTTGATGGCCGCAACTGGCTCGCCGGTGATGAGTATACAATCGCCGATATCGCCACTTACCCCTGGGCACGGGCATACCCTTGGGCAAAGGTTTCGATAGATGGACTGGACCATCTAAAGGCCTGGTTCGACCGGATCGACGCCCGTCCAGCGGTTCAAAAAGCCCTGACGATCCCGAAAGCTCAACCAGCTTTCTGGGGCTATGCAGATGAAAGCGCATTTCTGAAGGAAAATGCGGCGCGTTTTGCAGCTGACGTAAAGAAAGCGTAGCATTTCAAAAATTTGGTTCAGCCGTAGCAGCTTGAGCTCAATGTGTTGGCGGGCGGTCTTTAACGGCTGGCCGCCTTCCTCGCTTACCGGAGTGTCTTTTGGCCAAAGTTCTTGTTCTTTACGCCCATCCCCGGCCCGACCGGTCGGAGATCAATCAGCCCCTGTTTGAAACCGCCAAGGGCGTCCAAGGGGTGACAGCGGTTGATCTTTATGCCGAATACCCGGACTTCGACATTCGCGTCGACGTGGAGCAAGAGCGGCTGCGGAACCATGACATCATCATCTTCCAACATCCCTTCTATTGGTATTCGGCGCCGTCGATCATGAAGGAGTGGCAGGATCTGGTGCTTGAGCATGGCTTCGCCTATGGCCTTCATGGCAAAGCGCTGGTCGGCAAAAGCTTCATTAATGTGACGACAGCCGGTGCCAAACCGGAAGCCTATTCAGCCGACGGTCTGAACCATTCCGATATTCGCAGTTTGCTCGCCCCGTTCGAGAAGACAGCGGACCTATGCGGCATGCGGTTTCTGGCACCTTTTATCATGTTCGGCGCCGGGAGAGCGTTGGAAGAAAACCGGCTGAATGTGCACCGTAATGCCTATGATGATCTTTTGAAGGCGATGGTCGCGGACCGGTTCGATCTTGAAAAAGCTGCGAAGGCAAAACAGATCTCGGATGTTCTCGACGACTTCATTCTCAAAGGGGAGGCGGTCTGATGGAACTTCTCAGTGACGCCTTTGTTTATCTCTGCGCGGCTGTGATTGCGGTGCCGATTGCGAACCGTCTGGGGCTTGGATCCGTTCTAGGTTATC
This window of the Roseibium alexandrii DFL-11 genome carries:
- a CDS encoding winged helix-turn-helix transcriptional regulator; this encodes MAGRLETVGKRRVVLEACTDPCPIERGMRILGGKWTGSLLWHLKDGPVRFNDLSRMLGGASKKMIAERLKQLEERGLVTRTVLQTAPVSVEYEITEFGATALKFLDELRIWSENLPQDHLVYS
- a CDS encoding NAD(P)H-dependent oxidoreductase; this encodes MARILIINGHQPYPFAEGRLNAALVERAKAFFEDRGDEVRVVETAKNYDTEVEVGNHQWADTIVMQFPVNWMGVPWSFKKYQDDVYTAGMDGRLCAGDGRTVEAPKEHYGAGGSLTGKTYMLSLTFNAPREAFDDAQEFLFQGRSVDDLMMPMHMNARFFGLEKLPTFAAYDVMKNPDIENDFVRFDAHLTKMFKEDTSHAAA
- a CDS encoding glutathione S-transferase family protein, with the translated sequence MPQPDIHLYTAATMNGYKPVIFLEEAGIPYDLTFIDFSNKGQKAPDYVKLNPNGRIPTIVDRSNGDFAVFESGAILWYLAEKYGVFLPHEPKARSETHQWLMFQMAGVGPMMGQAMYFQRIAAPNGHVEPFSIKRYVDETRRLLAVLNTRLDGRNWLAGDEYTIADIATYPWARAYPWAKVSIDGLDHLKAWFDRIDARPAVQKALTIPKAQPAFWGYADESAFLKENAARFAADVKKA
- a CDS encoding NAD(P)H-dependent oxidoreductase; amino-acid sequence: MAKVLVLYAHPRPDRSEINQPLFETAKGVQGVTAVDLYAEYPDFDIRVDVEQERLRNHDIIIFQHPFYWYSAPSIMKEWQDLVLEHGFAYGLHGKALVGKSFINVTTAGAKPEAYSADGLNHSDIRSLLAPFEKTADLCGMRFLAPFIMFGAGRALEENRLNVHRNAYDDLLKAMVADRFDLEKAAKAKQISDVLDDFILKGEAV